The nucleotide window CGCATTTCGCGGATAAACCAGTTCTTATGCTCGTGCAGGTAGCGGTCCTGCGTGAGGAAGTTctcctcaacctcggcaAGGGCTTGGAAGAAGTACTTGTACTGGCCGTTGTACAGGCTCGAGACAAGCTGGGCCAGAGAGGAGAAGTCAAtggccatctcggcctcgggctgATCGGTGCTCGTGCCGAGGGTCGTCAAATTCACTGCAGTCTTGGCAGCTGCGGTGGTCGGCGGAGAGTCTTGCATAGTGTCGTCAGCACCGGGGCCGGCGCTGAGTGCACCTGACAGAGCCAGGAGCTTGTCCTCTCCGTCACCAAGGATAGCCTTGATCTCGGgagcgtcgacgaccttgctCTTAAAGTCAACGCGCTTCAGAGATACGGATCCGGCGAGGACTGAGTAAACAACGAGCGAAGAGTAGGTGCAGAGTTCGTAGCTGGTGAAGGTGGACAAGCTGTCAAGCAGCAGCGGGGCTGCCAGGCTGTACGATCGGACAGTTAGAAGGTAGATACCCTCGTAGGCCTTGAGACGGTTGCGACGATCCCAGTCACCGCCAGATTCGACCAAAGTCTTTGCGCGCTCGACGTGCTTCTTGACAAGGAGCTTGTCGCCGTAGAAGAGGCCCATCCGGATTATTGCGAGAACCAGGTCGATCTTGGTACCCAGGATACCGGTCTTCTCGAAAACGTCTTCGTATGCGGCAATTGCCCGGTCCTATAACAAACGTCAGCTTTCCCGGCCAAACTCGCAGATAACCCTTCTGGACGCACCTTGTCGCCAACCCTGGCCCAGAACTCCGCCCGCTTGCCCCGCGCAGCCTGAATTTCCGTGTCACCGGCTTTCTCCACtgcctcatcctcctccttctggAATTCCTCCAACTCTCTGTCATTGTcggccttgagctcctgGTACCGAGCCTCGTCCCAAGGCAAGTTGACGGTGGTCGGCGTGCTCTTGGTGGCGATCATGCCCGCCAGACTCGACTTCCGGCTCAGCGGCTTACCGGGAGCCTGACTaccaccctcgccgacctggtTCAGGATACCCTCGAGCGGGTGTGCGAGGTAGCGGTAGAGCGGTGCCATCTTGTGCTCCGTGATGGCATCGTTGAGAGCTTTCGCGGCGGCTTGTTGAGATGGCCGGGAGGCGTAGGCGTTTGTGAGGGCGAAGACATGCTGGGCAAGCGGGAGGAGAGGGTACTTTGCGTACTGGGGTTCTGAGCCCATCTTTGCGGTCGGGTTATCAGAGGCTCTTGTAAAAGGGGTTTTTGGTTTACAGTTCGTGAGGGAGGAAACTGAGGTTGGGGGTTGTGTCAACTTTCTGTCAAGAGtgatgtcgtcgtcttggggTGTTTGGAGCTGGGAGCTTTGGAAAGCCCCCCCTGCAAACCGCAAGCGGCCGACCATAACTTGACGTGATTGGTGCGTTGGTGGGTGTGAGCTTAGTCAAGCTGGCAAGGCTGCAGTGCGACACGTACGATGTACTGGACTTACCTGGCATAACTGTGAGAAGTCGCCCACTCTGCGAGGTCTTCAACGTCCGAGAGCTCTCCGTTTCCCTGGTATAATAATGCTCTATTGTAGTTCTATAGCTGGAATATTATCTTTTCAATACATCTTCTGAATCTCTCATTACACAGCGACATGTTCTTGCCTTTTTCTTGTCTAGGAACACCCCTGCCGTTCATTTAAAATCACGGTTGGTGGGTTCTTTCCATTCTTAGCAGTACCCTAGTACTTGCGACGCTCAGCAGCTTCTTCCTTCCCCAGTGACCTTCTTTCCATTTTCATCCCTTCAAGATCGCAAGGCCTTTTCAAGCAACCCACGCTTTCAGATTTAGATCTAACACCACGCAACCTATATTCGATCTCCATTAACCAACCTTGGGGAAATTGCAGAAGCAATGGCGGGttacgacgacgacgacgaatcGTACGAGCGACGCTCTCAATCCTACGACGCAAAGAAACGCAAGAGATCCCGATCGCCATCCAGAAATGGCAACTCTTCCTCCCGACAAGGTGAAAAGCGCGAAGACGGCGGTACCGATGAGCTCCCGCAGCCATACAACGCAAAGGAACTCCAGCCCGCGAAGCGACGAGCCGTCTCTCCATCGGAGCAGCCTCGTAAGCTAAAGAGACCCGGCGCCCGGGCACGCATCTCTGAAGCCGAACGAGAAGCAATCCGCCAGCGAGCACTagagcgagagagggaaCTTGaggcacaggcacaggctGCTGCAGAGCGCCAACGTAGCTCCACCAGCAATGACGTGGTTACGCAACATTATAACAGCGTGCCTGAACGAGGCAGGGATTGGAGACGAACAGACAGCAAGATCAAGGGACTCCGTGCCTTCAACAACTGGGTCAAAAGTTGCATCATCCAGAAGTTCTCGCCAGATGAGGATCATACCCCCGGCTCTCGGGAGCAGGGACTTTCCACTGAGAAGGAGCTACTCGTACTCGACATTGGGTGTGGAAAGGGAGGTGATTTGGGCAAGTGGCAGCAGGCGCCGCAGCCAGTGGAGCTCTACGTCGGTCTGGATCCAGCGGATATTAGTATCGACCAGGCTCGGGAGCGCTATCGCCAGATGGGCAGTCGCGGAGGCGGTGGCAGGGGCGGCAGAGGGGGCTACAGACGGCCACCCCCGCGACTTTTCGAAGCTCGATTCCATGTCAAGGATTGTTATGGCGAAAACATCGAGGATATCGAAATTCTTAGACAGGTCGGGTTCGACACCAACCCCCTCAGCCGACGAGGATTCGACGTTGTGAGCATGATGTTCTGCATGCACTACGCGTTCGAGACGGAGCAGAAGGCCCGCACTATGCTGCGCAACGTTGCCGGTTCGTTGAAGAAGGGGGGTCGTTTGATTGGATGCATTCCCAACTCCGATGTTCTTGGCGATCATGTTCGGAAGTTCAACGAGCAAcaggaagagaggaagaagaaggctgccGAGGGGCCGCCtcaggaggccgaggaaggcgagcTGGAAGACGGTGAAGCGGAACAGTCGGCGGAGTGGGGCAACTCCATCTACCGAGTCCGATTCCCGGGCAAGACCCCGGCGGATGGTGTATTCCGGCCCGCATTTGGCTGGAAGTACAACTTTTTCCTTGATGAGGCTGTAGAGGAGGTGCCTGAGTATGTCGTGCCGTGGGAGGTACTCAGAGCTCTGGCTGAAGATTACAACCTTGAGCTGCAGTATCACAAGACGTTCATGGAGATCTGGGAGTCGGAAAAAGACGATGAGACATTGGGTCCTCTGAGTGAGAGAATGGGCGTTCGCGAGCGCGGTGGTGGACGCCTTCTGGTCTCACCAGAGGAGTTGGAGGCAGCAAGCTTCTATACTGCTTTCTGCTTCTATAAGGTTTGATCAACAAAGTATGCATGTAACAATACGGAGGCTAGGGCAGGTGTTATTGGGGAGGAAACCTCGGAAAAGGATACGGGGTTCGGTATCGTTCCTCAGTCTCGCAGACCTCAGCACATATCTGACAATAGGATTTATCAACTATTCAGCAGCTTTTCACATccaaaagagagagagagcaggCATGTTGGCCTAACGTGTTCAGCTTCTAGATAGATGAGAGCAGGTCTTCTCTTGTTTGTTATGAGTTATCTCACATGTTCCGGCTAGCAGCTTTTGCTCCTAATATATCAATGCCCTCCTGGTCCCATTGTTTTTCTTGCGCTTAGACATTGTTTCTCTTGTCATTATtgcagccagccagtctTCTATTTGCTCTCTTGTATCCTGTTCGTAAATTTTGCCAACTCCAGAAGCCATGCGTAGAAGTTGTCTATGATGCAACTAAACCCAAAATCCTCTGATGAGGGGAGTGATGGCCGGTACCGTTCAACGGAAGGATATTGTTGATTGGGGCAAGCCGTTGCAAAATCCGTGTTCACTTGTGCACTTGCAACAGGTTTACATACAGCTAGTGTGGCCTAGGACGATAAATTAGCAGTTTGAAAGAAAGGTCCAAGAGGAAAAGGacgaaggaaagaaagatAAAGCAAGTGCCCATACTCATAATCAGACCACATACAGCGCAAACCCACATAAGAAGCCCTCTCAGACTAAGTAAGGAACAAAGTGCCAAGGTGAAAACCACTCTAACTTGCCAACTATAAAGTATTGTAGTGCTTGCTAAGGAGACAGCTTGGGCTACGTGGAAATCATGTGACTCAAAAGTATCGCGCCAATGCCGTTGAGCTAGTCAACATCGTCATAACACCCATCCACCTGTAAATAATTGAGAAGTAATAGATGAGAGATGAGAGCTTATTTATTTAATATCTCCAGTACTTGCTGAGGGTTAAATTCTGGGAATGGTACTCAATTGGACATTGTTCTTCGATTGAAGTAATCTCTAGGGCATTTGTATGGTAAACATAGTGTGAAGCCAGGCATGGTCTGCCTCGACCTCATACCATAGCAGATGGTCGAAGACCGCGGTGACAACAAGAAATGTCGGTCTTTTGGACATGTTGGTCCGAACACAAGCTTTGCGCTTGATGAACgtatctctctctcaacTTGACTCAAGGTCAAAGAGCAAGTGGTTGATGGTTCTGCTGTTTCGACTGTGATATGGTTGATCACCAGGCCCTGACACTGCGTCCCAGTGGTCAACTTTGATGGTTAGTATAGCCCATCTACTCTGTTGAACGGTTGACGCTGAGAAGCGCTGAGAGCCCGAGTTTTTCCACTCACGTGGCTCCATAACAAGTACGAGGGAACCTTTGGCTTCGTCGGAATGGTCCAACATTGTGGAAGAAGGGTTGAAGAAGTGTCTCTGCCGGCCTAGACGTTTTATGCCGGTACAGAAATGTGTTCTGGGGCCGGTATTCGAGATGGGAGGTTGACTTTCCGAAGGAAAACTTATGTGATCGAGAATGCGTTCTGCAAAAGGCTTGAGTACGGTTGAAGTTTGGTTCACCGAGTTTCATATTACAGCTTCGGCCGAAGATGGTTATGATGAATAAATGCCATGACGAAGCCCTGAAACGAGATTACTGACAGAATCCTGGGAGCTGTGGGAACATGTTGGAAAAGCGACCATGTAGTCGTGACTGCTAAGTGAACTTGCTTGGGAACTCGCTTGGTATGCTTGGTAC belongs to Colletotrichum higginsianum IMI 349063 chromosome 5, whole genome shotgun sequence and includes:
- a CDS encoding 26S proteasome subunit RPN7 — encoded protein: MGSEPQYAKYPLLPLAQHVFALTNAYASRPSQQAAAKALNDAITEHKMAPLYRYLAHPLEGILNQVGEGGSQAPGKPLSRKSSLAGMIATKSTPTTVNLPWDEARYQELKADNDRELEEFQKEEDEAVEKAGDTEIQAARGKRAEFWARVGDKDRAIAAYEDVFEKTGILGTKIDLVLAIIRMGLFYGDKLLVKKHVERAKTLVESGGDWDRRNRLKAYEGIYLLTVRSYSLAAPLLLDSLSTFTSYELCTYSSLVVYSVLAGSVSLKRVDFKSKVVDAPEIKAILGDGEDKLLALSGALSAGPGADDTMQDSPPTTAAAKTAVNLTTLGTSTDQPEAEMAIDFSSLAQLVSSLYNGQYKYFFQALAEVEENFLTQDRYLHEHKNWFIREMRLRAYQQLLQSYRVVGLETMATDFGVTVDFLDRDLAKFIAAGRIPCTIDRVSGKGVIETNRPDDKNKQYQDVVRQGDQLITKLQKYGQAVRLRGSERA
- a CDS encoding mRNA capping enzyme; its protein translation is MAGYDDDDESYERRSQSYDAKKRKRSRSPSRNGNSSSRQGEKREDGGTDELPQPYNAKELQPAKRRAVSPSEQPRKLKRPGARARISEAEREAIRQRALERERELEAQAQAAAERQRSSTSNDVVTQHYNSVPERGRDWRRTDSKIKGLRAFNNWVKSCIIQKFSPDEDHTPGSREQGLSTEKELLVLDIGCGKGGDLGKWQQAPQPVELYVGLDPADISIDQARERYRQMGSRGGGGRGGRGGYRRPPPRLFEARFHVKDCYGENIEDIEILRQVGFDTNPLSRRGFDVVSMMFCMHYAFETEQKARTMLRNVAGSLKKGGRLIGCIPNSDVLGDHVRKFNEQQEERKKKAAEGPPQEAEEGELEDGEAEQSAEWGNSIYRVRFPGKTPADGVFRPAFGWKYNFFLDEAVEEVPEYVVPWEVLRALAEDYNLELQYHKTFMEIWESEKDDETLGPLSERMGVRERGGGRLLVSPEELEAASFYTAFCFYKV